One genomic window of Solanum stenotomum isolate F172 chromosome 9, ASM1918654v1, whole genome shotgun sequence includes the following:
- the LOC125877087 gene encoding uncharacterized protein LOC125877087, with the protein MGSAMYETSEYHKKTCTKQIDTSLGNMLLYGAGSDLIKSELGAYGEKVLGSSSSYVQNNIGRYISNPQYYFQVNEDYVENKLKVILFPFLHKGHWMRAGDMVGGEFSFKPPIYDINAPDLYIPMMAFGTYLVLAGYFLGITTKFSPEALGVQFTTGLLCWLLQILLLEATLHSLGSGEVPLLDIVAYGGYIFVNASIILLCRVIWDYAFYFVTIFECFCMGVFLIKTMKRILIGEVRSFEKHSTKRNYLLLLMALSQIPLLFWLGNVGVGAK; encoded by the exons ATGGGGTCAGCAATGTATGAAACATCAGAATATCACAAGAAGACTTGTACTAAACAAATTGATACATCACTTGGGAATATGCTATTATATGGTGCTGGCTCTGATCTTATCAAAAGTGAACTTGGTGCTTATGGAGAAAAAGTCTTAGGTTCAAGTTCTTCCTATGTTCAAAACAAT ATTGGCAGATACATTTCTAACCCACAGTACTATTTTCAAGTGAATGAAGATTATGTGGAAAACAAATTGAAGGTGATTTTGTTCCCATTTCTTCACAAG ggaCATTGGATGAGAGCTGGAGATATGGTTGGAGGAGAATTTTCATTCAAACCTCCAATTTATGATATAAATGCACCTGATTTGTACATCCCTATGATGGCTTTTGGTACTTATTTGGTTCTTGCTGGCTATTTTTTGGGCATTACCACCAA gTTTAGTCCAGAAGCATTAGGTGTGCAATTCACAACAGGACTACTTTGTTGGCTCTTGCAAATTCTCTTACTTGAAGCCACATTACACTCTTTAGGAAGTGGAGAAGTGCCACTTCTAGATATTGTTGCTTATGGTGGCTATATTTTTGTGAATGCATCAATTATTTTGCTATGTAGGGTAATTTGGGATTatgcattttattttgtaacaaTTTTTGAATGTTTTTGTATGGGGGTTTTCTTGATAAAGACCATGAAGAGGATCTTAATTGGTGAAGTAAGAAGCTTTGAGAAGCATTCAACAAAGAGGAATTACCTTTTGCTTCTCATGGCTTTGTCCCAAATTCCCTTGCTTTTTTGGTTGGGAAA